The following proteins are encoded in a genomic region of Sneathiella marina:
- a CDS encoding c-type cytochrome: MSAEYSINSVARIFGAALAVAFMGMLQLPAATADETTARGEYLTAAGGCYGCHTLPVEGSQPFAGGRPLKTPFGIFYSPNITADDETGIGGWTDEQFLDALKQGISPSGHPYFPVFPYTSYTKITDEDGLAIKAYLDSLPKIVQEDKPHEVSSPFSWRWLQWGWRLLFFKEGPYVAPEGASVEVARGGYLVDALTHCGECHTPRNMFGGVDNSLYMAGTPNGGEGEFVPNITPDPETGIGDWSKGDIVSFMKTGLKPDYDDVQGSMAEVIDHSLSKLTDEDLAAIADYLKSIKPINNVVKRASAS; the protein is encoded by the coding sequence ATGAGCGCCGAATATTCCATAAACTCAGTTGCAAGGATTTTCGGCGCGGCGCTAGCTGTAGCATTCATGGGAATGCTACAGCTTCCAGCCGCCACGGCGGATGAGACCACGGCGCGCGGTGAATATCTTACGGCAGCAGGGGGATGCTATGGCTGTCACACCCTGCCAGTAGAAGGCAGCCAGCCGTTTGCAGGTGGCAGGCCGCTAAAAACCCCTTTTGGGATATTCTACAGTCCAAATATTACAGCAGATGATGAAACCGGGATTGGCGGTTGGACTGACGAGCAGTTTCTGGATGCCCTGAAGCAGGGTATTAGCCCGTCAGGTCACCCTTATTTTCCCGTATTTCCCTATACCAGTTATACAAAGATTACGGATGAAGATGGTTTGGCTATAAAGGCTTACCTCGATAGTCTTCCTAAAATAGTTCAGGAGGATAAGCCCCACGAAGTCTCGTCTCCCTTCTCCTGGCGGTGGCTGCAATGGGGCTGGCGATTGCTGTTCTTTAAAGAGGGACCCTATGTTGCCCCGGAAGGCGCCTCTGTCGAAGTGGCGCGCGGCGGATATCTGGTCGATGCTTTGACCCATTGCGGAGAATGCCATACACCCAGAAATATGTTTGGGGGTGTTGATAACTCGCTTTATATGGCCGGGACACCGAACGGCGGTGAAGGGGAGTTTGTTCCAAACATTACCCCGGACCCTGAAACAGGAATTGGGGACTGGTCGAAAGGCGATATTGTCAGTTTTATGAAAACCGGGTTGAAGCCAGATTATGATGACGTCCAGGGGAGCATGGCGGAAGTCATCGATCATAGTCTTTCGAAACTAACGGATGAGGATCTCGCCGCTATTGCCGATTATCTGAAATCTATCAAACCCATAAATAATGTGGTGAAACGCGCTTCTGCCTCCTAA
- a CDS encoding Ig-like domain-containing protein yields MRVFGILAVLLLIVAGVFLYIKGGNLFSSDEEGGVPKQSAISSESPQADTTAPDRSNDTTTDTKPADKKASATGSTSTAQIVDKKLDTSEDEAAQKMAAARPSFDVVRVDQNCEILIAGRGVPNSMVTIVVGGNDTGEVKTSARGEWVFSSTKPLPSGSQTVNLIAKNPDGRELESGKLVVMNVPDCTKPLTERAPAIAMLAPKEGNAETDGQVKLLQVPAPVGDLSEAKGLSLGAVNYGDAGNLELSGKGKPGNTIQVYVNNRAVGSAVVDADGNWSMRPDHPVPAGTYKLRIDQLDPTGTVVSRVELPFQRAPASDVILAQENGKLSAIVQPGNSLWRIARRVYGEGTEYTVIYQANQDQIRNPHLIFPGQIFKLPSKD; encoded by the coding sequence GTGCGCGTATTTGGTATCCTGGCAGTTTTACTGCTCATCGTGGCAGGCGTATTTCTCTACATCAAGGGAGGCAATCTCTTTTCGTCCGATGAAGAAGGGGGCGTGCCCAAGCAAAGCGCTATTTCCTCTGAATCTCCGCAAGCTGATACTACCGCACCGGATCGTTCTAACGACACGACCACGGATACAAAGCCAGCGGACAAGAAGGCCTCCGCGACTGGATCGACATCCACGGCGCAGATTGTTGATAAGAAACTGGATACGTCCGAGGATGAAGCCGCACAGAAGATGGCGGCTGCCCGCCCGAGTTTTGATGTGGTCAGGGTCGATCAAAACTGTGAAATTCTGATTGCCGGCCGGGGCGTCCCCAATTCCATGGTAACAATTGTTGTTGGCGGGAATGATACAGGGGAGGTCAAGACATCGGCGCGCGGCGAATGGGTTTTCTCTTCAACTAAACCTTTACCTTCGGGCTCGCAAACCGTTAATCTAATTGCGAAAAACCCTGATGGTAGGGAGCTGGAATCCGGAAAATTGGTGGTTATGAATGTGCCCGATTGTACGAAACCTTTGACGGAACGCGCCCCGGCAATTGCGATGTTGGCACCGAAAGAAGGAAATGCCGAAACAGATGGGCAGGTAAAGCTGCTCCAGGTGCCGGCCCCGGTCGGAGATCTTTCTGAAGCCAAGGGATTGTCGCTTGGCGCTGTTAATTATGGAGATGCAGGCAATCTGGAGCTTTCCGGAAAAGGCAAGCCCGGCAATACCATACAGGTCTATGTAAATAATCGTGCTGTCGGTTCCGCCGTTGTTGATGCGGATGGAAACTGGTCAATGCGTCCCGATCACCCGGTACCGGCAGGCACCTACAAACTACGGATCGATCAGCTTGACCCAACAGGAACTGTTGTCTCACGTGTTGAACTCCCCTTCCAGCGCGCTCCGGCGAGTGACGTTATCCTGGCGCAGGAAAATGGTAAATTGAGTGCCATTGTTCAGCCCGGAAACAGTCTGTGGCGGATCGCCCGCCGGGTGTATGGGGAAGGGACGGAGTATACGGTTATCTATCAGGCCAATCAGGATCAGATTCGCAATCCGCATCTTATTTTTCCAGGTCAGATATTCAAACTGCCGAGCAAAGATTAA
- a CDS encoding c-type cytochrome yields MSNRLTKTVFGVILGSGIILGVASAHSETTGNAEADYRIAEMKKLGMNMGAIGKVAKGEVAYSDALNQNAKAVAQLSANMGKWFPAGSGVEKSRSKPDIWDEANKDKFAKAIEDLQAASLQLVVAVQSGDQAKIGAALKATGATCGGCHKPFRKPKQ; encoded by the coding sequence ATGAGCAATAGACTTACGAAGACCGTTTTCGGTGTTATTCTGGGAAGTGGTATTATCTTGGGTGTGGCAAGTGCACATTCTGAAACAACGGGAAATGCGGAAGCCGATTACCGGATTGCCGAAATGAAAAAACTTGGAATGAATATGGGTGCTATTGGAAAAGTAGCAAAGGGTGAAGTAGCTTATTCCGATGCTTTAAACCAAAATGCCAAAGCAGTCGCACAACTTTCGGCGAATATGGGCAAATGGTTCCCTGCCGGTTCAGGCGTTGAAAAATCTCGTTCAAAACCGGATATCTGGGATGAAGCAAACAAGGATAAATTCGCCAAGGCAATCGAAGATTTGCAGGCTGCAAGTTTGCAATTGGTCGTTGCTGTACAGTCGGGAGATCAGGCAAAAATCGGTGCTGCCCTCAAGGCAACAGGTGCAACCTGTGGCGGTTGTCATAAACCGTTCCGCAAGCCAAAACAATAG
- a CDS encoding NADP-dependent isocitrate dehydrogenase — MPKIQVQNPVVELDGDEMTRIIWEFIKNKLILPYLDIDLKYYDLGMEFRDQTDDQITVDAAEAIQKYGVGVKCATITPDEQRVEEFGLKKMYRSPNGTIRNILGGTVFREPIICSNVPRLVPGWTDPIVIGRHAFGDQYRATDMLIPGPGKLTMKYEPADGGAAQEFEIFDFKSSGIAMGMYNLDESIRGFARACMNYGLNRNWPVYLSTKNTIMKAYDGRFKDLFEEVFQSEFKAEFDKRGLTYEHRLIDDMVACAMKWSGKYVWACKNYDGDVQSDTVAQGFGSLGLMTSVLMTPDGETVEAEAAHGTVTRHYRMHQRGEETSTNPIASIFAWSRGLMHRAKLDNNDTLMDFATKLESVCVATVENGDMTKDLALLVGPDQPWLTTNQFLDALDSNLQKQMA; from the coding sequence ATGCCAAAGATTCAAGTCCAAAATCCGGTAGTTGAACTGGATGGCGACGAAATGACCCGGATTATCTGGGAGTTCATTAAGAACAAGCTTATCCTCCCGTACCTGGATATCGATTTGAAATATTACGATCTGGGAATGGAATTCCGCGATCAAACCGATGACCAGATTACTGTCGATGCGGCGGAAGCCATTCAAAAATATGGCGTTGGTGTCAAATGCGCAACCATCACTCCCGATGAGCAGCGCGTCGAGGAATTCGGCCTGAAAAAAATGTATCGCTCACCCAACGGCACTATTCGGAATATTCTGGGCGGCACAGTTTTCCGTGAGCCCATTATTTGTTCCAACGTGCCCCGGCTTGTTCCGGGCTGGACAGATCCCATTGTTATCGGCCGTCATGCCTTTGGTGACCAGTACCGGGCAACAGATATGCTTATTCCGGGGCCCGGTAAATTGACCATGAAATACGAGCCTGCAGATGGCGGCGCGGCGCAGGAATTTGAGATCTTTGATTTCAAAAGCAGCGGCATCGCCATGGGCATGTATAACCTTGATGAATCCATTCGCGGTTTCGCCCGGGCCTGCATGAATTATGGCTTGAACAGAAACTGGCCGGTTTACCTGTCCACGAAGAATACAATCATGAAAGCCTATGACGGGCGGTTCAAGGATCTGTTCGAAGAAGTGTTCCAAAGTGAATTCAAGGCTGAATTCGATAAGCGGGGCCTGACCTACGAGCATCGTCTGATCGATGACATGGTCGCCTGCGCCATGAAATGGTCTGGCAAATATGTCTGGGCCTGTAAAAACTATGATGGGGATGTTCAGTCCGATACGGTTGCCCAGGGCTTCGGCTCTCTCGGGCTGATGACCTCTGTGCTGATGACCCCTGATGGGGAAACCGTTGAAGCTGAGGCCGCCCATGGTACCGTTACCCGGCATTATCGCATGCATCAGCGCGGGGAAGAAACATCCACTAATCCGATTGCCTCCATCTTTGCCTGGTCACGGGGACTGATGCATCGGGCGAAACTGGATAACAATGACACCTTGATGGACTTCGCAACCAAACTGGAATCGGTTTGTGTCGCAACGGTCGAAAATGGTGACATGACCAAAGACCTGGCCTTATTGGTGGGGCCGGACCAGCCTTGGCTGACCACCAATCAGTTCCTGGATGCACTGGATTCAAATCTGCAGAAACAGATGGCCTGA
- a CDS encoding TIGR00730 family Rossman fold protein, translating into MIKITSLCVYCGSRMPTDPDHKEAARLLGQQLGQSNIKLVYGGGHVGLMGITADATLDAGGQVIGIIPAHLHDIEVSHEKLTELHVVDSMHVRKEMMFQLSDAFAILPGGLGTLDETFEMITWRQLNLHDKPIILVNYKKYWDPFLKLIEHMIDAGFVQPEVWTYFQVVERLEDILPALNAVPQTQINADVSKF; encoded by the coding sequence ATGATCAAGATTACTTCTCTTTGTGTTTATTGCGGTTCCAGAATGCCAACGGACCCTGACCATAAAGAAGCGGCACGCCTGCTTGGCCAGCAATTGGGGCAAAGCAACATAAAGCTTGTTTATGGCGGTGGCCATGTCGGATTGATGGGGATCACGGCCGATGCCACGCTAGACGCAGGTGGTCAGGTTATCGGGATTATCCCTGCGCATCTACATGATATCGAGGTTAGTCACGAGAAATTGACAGAACTTCATGTCGTCGACAGCATGCATGTCCGCAAAGAAATGATGTTTCAGCTATCTGATGCCTTCGCGATTTTGCCGGGCGGACTGGGTACTTTGGACGAAACCTTCGAGATGATTACCTGGCGACAGCTCAATCTCCATGACAAGCCCATTATCCTTGTAAATTACAAGAAATACTGGGACCCTTTCCTCAAATTGATCGAGCACATGATCGATGCAGGATTCGTTCAGCCCGAAGTTTGGACTTATTTTCAGGTTGTCGAGAGGCTCGAGGACATCCTACCAGCCCTAAATGCCGTTCCACAGACACAAATCAACGCAGATGTGTCAAAATTCTAG
- a CDS encoding ABCB family ABC transporter ATP-binding protein/permease, with protein MSDTKFDSHSHDAKRSHFGTIRTLGTYLWISDRTDLKIRVIIAVILLVLAEVASVYSPYLLKFIVDDMTGDVNPVIVMPLGLIVAYGAARVLTQAFAELRDAVFAKVGQNAIRQVGLSTFRHLHKLSLRFHMDRQTGGLSRAIERGTKGIDFLLRFMLFNIIPTLLKIVFICGILLVEYGWLISLITFSTLVGYIYFTLAVTEWRLKFRRTMNEKDSEANTKAIDSLLNFETVKYFGNEEHEAHRFDKALAGYETAAVRSNTTLAYLNIGQGLIISIGMVAVLILSARGVVGGQYTVGDFVAIQAFLMLLIQPLNFLGFVYREIKQSLVDMEKMFELLLVSREIDDKADARPLVEGAGEVEFHNVNFGYDANRQILHDVSFKVEPGKKIAIVGPSGAGKSTISRILFRFYDVDEGYVTIDGNRIDETTQESLRAAIGIVPQDTVLFNDTIRYNIEYGRPGASREEVEEAARLASIDHFLEKLPEGYDTMVGERGLKLSGGEKQRVAIARTILKRPRILLFDEATSALDSHTEKEIQASLAEVSKDHTTLVIAHRLSTVVDADEIIVLDGGHIVERGRHHELLELDGQYAGMWARQQEAASYQEKLEQVMD; from the coding sequence ATGAGCGATACCAAATTCGACAGCCATTCCCATGACGCAAAACGTAGTCATTTTGGGACGATCCGGACACTTGGCACCTATTTATGGATTTCCGATCGGACAGATCTGAAAATCAGGGTGATTATTGCTGTCATTCTTTTGGTCCTGGCCGAAGTTGCGTCGGTTTATTCGCCTTATCTTCTCAAGTTTATTGTTGATGACATGACGGGGGATGTTAATCCGGTTATTGTTATGCCGCTTGGCCTGATTGTCGCCTATGGTGCCGCCCGGGTGCTGACGCAGGCATTTGCAGAGTTGCGAGATGCGGTTTTCGCGAAGGTCGGCCAGAACGCCATTCGCCAGGTCGGGCTATCCACTTTCCGGCATCTTCATAAATTGTCCCTCAGGTTCCATATGGATCGGCAGACCGGTGGCCTCAGCCGTGCTATTGAGCGGGGAACGAAGGGGATTGATTTCCTGCTTCGTTTTATGCTGTTCAACATCATTCCGACGCTTTTGAAAATCGTCTTTATCTGCGGGATATTACTGGTCGAATATGGCTGGCTGATCTCTCTTATCACGTTTTCAACCCTCGTCGGCTATATCTATTTCACGCTGGCTGTGACCGAATGGCGGTTGAAATTTCGCCGCACCATGAATGAAAAGGATAGCGAGGCGAATACCAAAGCCATCGACAGCTTACTCAACTTCGAAACGGTGAAATATTTCGGCAATGAAGAGCATGAAGCGCATCGCTTTGACAAGGCCCTTGCCGGATATGAGACGGCGGCTGTCAGAAGCAACACGACTTTGGCTTATTTGAATATCGGTCAGGGGCTTATCATCAGTATTGGTATGGTTGCAGTCTTGATCCTTTCGGCGCGCGGGGTTGTTGGCGGGCAATATACCGTTGGTGATTTTGTCGCTATACAGGCGTTTTTAATGCTTCTCATCCAGCCGCTTAATTTTCTGGGATTTGTCTATCGGGAAATCAAGCAGAGCCTTGTGGACATGGAGAAGATGTTTGAACTGTTATTGGTTTCCCGGGAAATTGACGACAAGGCAGACGCCCGGCCGCTGGTCGAAGGAGCTGGAGAGGTTGAGTTTCACAATGTGAATTTTGGCTATGATGCCAATCGCCAAATCCTTCATGATGTGTCGTTCAAGGTTGAACCGGGGAAGAAGATTGCCATTGTCGGTCCTTCCGGCGCCGGAAAGTCGACCATTTCGCGTATTCTGTTTCGGTTCTATGATGTGGATGAAGGGTATGTCACCATTGATGGGAACCGCATAGACGAAACCACCCAGGAATCGCTACGGGCTGCCATCGGCATTGTCCCGCAGGATACTGTACTGTTCAACGATACCATTCGATATAATATTGAATATGGACGTCCCGGTGCCAGCCGCGAGGAAGTGGAAGAGGCGGCGCGGCTTGCCAGTATAGATCATTTCCTCGAAAAGCTGCCGGAGGGCTATGACACCATGGTCGGTGAACGGGGCCTGAAGCTTTCGGGCGGTGAAAAACAGCGGGTAGCCATTGCCCGCACAATATTGAAGCGCCCGCGCATATTGCTGTTTGATGAAGCAACCTCGGCCCTTGATTCCCATACGGAAAAGGAAATCCAGGCCAGTCTGGCGGAAGTCTCGAAAGATCATACAACCCTGGTTATTGCGCACCGGCTTTCCACGGTTGTCGATGCCGATGAGATTATCGTTCTGGATGGTGGACATATTGTCGAAAGAGGGCGTCATCACGAGCTTCTCGAGCTTGACGGACAATATGCCGGCATGTGGGCCCGCCAACAAGAAGCTGCAAGCTATCAAGAGAAGCTTGAGCAGGTCATGGATTAA
- a CDS encoding efflux RND transporter permease subunit: MNAIIDAAIERSRTVISALVLILVAGIYAYVDIAKEADPDINIPIIYVSMTHEGISPEDGERLLIRPMEQELRTIEGVKEMRSNAGEGHASVTLEFDAGFDSEKALEDVREKVDVAKTELPQETDDPVVNEVNVGLFPVLIVTLSGDVPLRSLIRLAQDLQDEIEGLPGVLEANIGGDREEVLEVIVDPVKLESYQISNTDLANAVELNNKLVAAGSMDTGKGRFSIKVPGLFKTASDVLDIPIKVFNEGVVTLRDVTDIRRTFKDADSYARLNGQQAVALEVKKRLGENIIGTIEDVQALVLAEKAHWPAGVEVTFSQDKSEDIRSMLNDLQNNIISAIILVMIVVISALGVRTAGLVGLSIPGSFLIGILYMYLFGLTINIVVLFGLILAVGMLVDGAIVVTEFADRKMAEGIHKKDAYALAAKRMAWPIIASTATTLAVFMPLLFWPGVVGEFMKFLPITLITTLTGSLLMALIFVPTLGSVFGRAGSTNSKTLAALAAAESGDIREIGGFTGRYVRLLSVCLRHPAKIMVVGVVTLVGVQYYYSNHGNGVEFFPEVEPELALLYVHARGNMSTDEKDVLVAEVEKEVLKLGDFSSIYTRTGGPGEGQDIAEDVIGTIQMEFKDWQDRRPAKVVFEDIRDRTAHLTGITVETREPDTGPPTGKDVQIQLSSRNPDLLPAEIAKIRNHLETNVKDLLDLEDSRAIPGIEWEVKVDRAQAGRFGADILTVGKTIQLVTNGIKVGEYRPDDADEELDIRVRYPDDKRSIDQLDSLRVSTANGMVPLSNFVTREAKQKVGTINRVDARRVMTVKANVGGDVLVDTKVQEIQDWIVNEANIHPEVSYVFKGEDEEQKKAMAFLVKAFAVALFVMAIILVTQFNSFYHAFLILTAVIMSTIGVFVGLIITGQPFGIVMTGVGVISLAGIVVNNNIVLIDTYAHLRKQGMEAMEAILRTGAQRLRPVLLTTITTIFGLLPMTLQINIDFVTREIVTGAPSSQWWVQLSTAVAFGLTFATILTLVMTPSLLMVGANVSSFFDRRRARKAERKLMKNHPAPAE; the protein is encoded by the coding sequence AGCTGATCCTGATATCAATATTCCGATCATCTATGTATCGATGACCCATGAGGGTATTTCCCCCGAAGACGGTGAACGCCTCCTCATCCGGCCCATGGAGCAGGAATTGCGGACCATTGAGGGCGTCAAGGAAATGCGCTCCAATGCGGGCGAAGGACATGCCTCGGTCACCCTTGAATTCGACGCGGGGTTTGACTCAGAAAAAGCCCTGGAAGATGTGCGCGAAAAGGTGGATGTCGCCAAGACTGAACTGCCCCAGGAAACTGACGATCCGGTCGTCAATGAAGTCAATGTTGGACTGTTTCCCGTTCTCATTGTGACCCTGTCCGGTGATGTTCCCTTGCGGTCCCTGATCCGGCTGGCGCAGGACCTTCAGGACGAGATTGAAGGGCTTCCGGGCGTTCTCGAAGCCAATATCGGCGGCGACCGCGAAGAAGTGCTGGAGGTGATTGTTGATCCGGTCAAGCTGGAAAGCTACCAGATTTCCAACACGGATTTGGCCAATGCGGTTGAACTCAACAATAAACTTGTTGCCGCGGGTTCCATGGATACGGGTAAAGGGCGGTTTTCCATTAAGGTCCCTGGCCTGTTCAAGACCGCCTCAGACGTCCTTGATATCCCGATCAAGGTGTTTAATGAAGGTGTCGTGACGCTGCGTGATGTAACGGATATTCGCCGAACCTTTAAGGATGCGGACAGTTACGCACGCCTGAACGGTCAGCAAGCCGTCGCGCTGGAAGTGAAAAAACGGCTCGGTGAGAATATTATCGGAACCATTGAGGATGTGCAAGCCCTGGTACTGGCAGAGAAAGCCCATTGGCCTGCCGGTGTAGAGGTTACCTTCAGTCAGGACAAATCGGAAGATATCCGATCCATGTTGAATGACCTGCAGAATAACATCATCAGTGCCATCATCCTCGTGATGATCGTCGTTATCAGTGCCCTGGGGGTTCGCACGGCTGGCCTGGTTGGTCTTTCCATACCGGGGTCCTTCCTGATCGGCATCCTGTATATGTACCTGTTCGGACTGACCATCAATATTGTTGTTCTGTTTGGATTGATCCTGGCCGTTGGAATGTTGGTTGATGGCGCCATCGTGGTGACCGAATTTGCCGACCGGAAAATGGCGGAAGGTATCCACAAGAAAGATGCCTATGCCCTTGCGGCGAAACGGATGGCCTGGCCTATCATCGCCTCCACAGCGACAACATTGGCTGTCTTCATGCCGCTGCTGTTCTGGCCCGGCGTTGTCGGGGAGTTCATGAAATTCCTGCCCATCACCCTGATTACAACGCTAACTGGTTCTTTGTTGATGGCCTTGATTTTTGTGCCGACACTCGGATCCGTTTTCGGTCGTGCTGGCTCAACCAATTCGAAAACACTTGCAGCGCTGGCGGCGGCAGAATCTGGTGATATCAGAGAGATTGGCGGGTTTACCGGACGCTATGTCAGGTTGTTGTCTGTCTGTCTTCGGCATCCGGCAAAAATCATGGTTGTTGGCGTGGTTACCCTGGTTGGGGTTCAATATTATTACTCTAATCACGGAAACGGCGTTGAGTTCTTTCCCGAAGTAGAGCCGGAATTGGCGCTTCTTTATGTCCATGCCCGCGGCAATATGTCGACAGATGAAAAAGATGTGTTGGTTGCCGAAGTTGAAAAGGAAGTTCTTAAGCTGGGCGATTTCTCGTCGATTTACACCCGAACCGGTGGCCCCGGTGAAGGCCAGGATATTGCCGAGGATGTGATTGGCACCATCCAGATGGAATTCAAGGACTGGCAGGATCGCCGGCCGGCGAAAGTGGTCTTTGAGGATATCCGCGACAGAACCGCGCATTTAACCGGGATAACTGTGGAAACACGCGAACCGGATACGGGTCCGCCAACCGGGAAAGATGTCCAGATTCAGTTATCTTCACGTAACCCGGATCTCTTGCCCGCTGAAATCGCTAAAATTCGTAATCACCTTGAAACCAACGTCAAGGACCTTCTCGACCTGGAAGATAGCCGGGCCATTCCCGGCATTGAATGGGAAGTGAAGGTTGATCGGGCGCAAGCGGGTCGGTTTGGTGCCGATATCCTGACCGTCGGTAAAACCATTCAACTTGTCACCAATGGTATCAAGGTCGGCGAGTATCGCCCCGATGACGCCGATGAAGAACTGGATATCCGGGTTCGGTATCCGGATGACAAACGCAGCATCGACCAGTTGGACAGCCTCCGTGTATCCACAGCCAATGGCATGGTTCCCTTGTCAAACTTCGTCACCCGGGAAGCCAAGCAAAAAGTCGGTACGATAAACCGTGTCGATGCCCGCCGGGTCATGACCGTCAAGGCAAATGTCGGCGGTGATGTTCTGGTGGATACAAAGGTTCAGGAAATACAGGACTGGATTGTAAATGAAGCTAATATTCACCCGGAAGTCAGCTATGTCTTCAAAGGTGAAGATGAAGAACAGAAAAAAGCCATGGCCTTCCTGGTGAAAGCTTTCGCCGTTGCCCTGTTTGTTATGGCAATCATTCTGGTCACCCAGTTCAACAGCTTCTATCATGCGTTCCTGATCCTGACGGCGGTCATCATGTCAACCATTGGCGTGTTCGTTGGCCTGATTATTACCGGACAGCCCTTTGGCATCGTCATGACGGGCGTTGGGGTGATATCCCTCGCCGGAATTGTTGTGAATAACAATATCGTTCTTATTGATACCTATGCCCATCTTCGAAAACAGGGCATGGAAGCAATGGAAGCGATTTTGCGGACCGGCGCGCAACGTCTACGTCCCGTTCTGTTGACGACAATCACGACGATTTTCGGGTTGCTGCCAATGACGCTGCAAATCAATATTGATTTCGTCACGCGCGAGATTGTCACCGGAGCCCCCTCCTCGCAATGGTGGGTTCAGCTATCCACGGCAGTTGCCTTTGGCCTGACCTTCGCGACGATCCTCACGTTGGTGATGACGCCGTCCCTGTTGATGGTTGGTGCCAATGTCAGCAGCTTCTTTGATCGGCGGAGGGCGCGCAAAGCCGAACGGAAACTGATGAAAAATCATCCGGCTCCGGCAGAGTAA
- a CDS encoding CDP-alcohol phosphatidyltransferase family protein — MPFNRRNRFRALPLNSLIPNMLTTLALCAGLTSVRFALNEKWELAVIAILAAGVLDGLDGRMARLLKGTSRFGAELDSLSDFVSFGVAPALVLFLWTLDAGMGGIGWIIALIYTVSCGLRLARFNSMLDEDQPVWAAGYFTGIAAPAGASISLLFMVMSFFTDSDFFRSDILNAAWLLFMAFLMASRIPTYSIKRIKISRRFIMPMLILVGGMAAMMASYPWQLLSLIALAYLATIPFAVISHHRLERQEAQKADVEKAAEETAANGDKSKKTEK, encoded by the coding sequence ATGCCATTTAATCGGCGTAACAGGTTTCGGGCTTTGCCGTTAAACTCTCTCATTCCCAACATGCTGACGACACTTGCGCTTTGCGCCGGTTTGACATCCGTCCGCTTTGCCTTGAACGAAAAATGGGAATTGGCTGTTATCGCCATTTTGGCAGCAGGGGTTCTCGACGGCCTTGATGGGCGGATGGCCCGATTGCTCAAAGGGACGTCACGGTTTGGCGCCGAATTGGATTCTCTCTCTGATTTTGTAAGCTTTGGTGTCGCTCCGGCACTGGTCCTGTTTTTATGGACACTGGATGCCGGTATGGGCGGCATCGGCTGGATTATTGCCTTGATTTACACGGTTTCCTGCGGATTGCGTCTGGCGCGGTTTAACTCAATGCTGGATGAGGATCAACCTGTATGGGCAGCCGGATATTTTACGGGGATTGCGGCGCCGGCGGGCGCGTCGATTTCCCTGCTGTTTATGGTCATGAGTTTTTTCACCGACAGCGATTTTTTCAGGTCGGACATTCTCAATGCCGCCTGGTTGTTGTTCATGGCCTTTTTAATGGCCAGCCGGATCCCGACTTATTCGATCAAGCGCATTAAAATTTCCCGACGCTTCATTATGCCGATGCTGATCCTTGTGGGGGGGATGGCGGCGATGATGGCCAGCTATCCCTGGCAGCTTTTGTCGCTTATTGCCCTTGCTTATCTGGCGACTATACCCTTTGCCGTGATTAGTCACCATCGATTGGAACGGCAGGAAGCGCAAAAAGCTGATGTTGAAAAAGCCGCGGAAGAAACCGCAGCGAATGGAGACAAATCCAAAAAAACAGAAAAGTAA
- a CDS encoding phosphatidylserine decarboxylase yields MELSEPKEKNMDTLKSVLVPINPEGHRFIAIFAAVTLALFLFTWSFLGWIGVVLTLWCVYFFRDPDRNVPTREGLIVSPADGVVQLIERAVPPEELGMGSDALLRVSVFLNVFNVHVNRIPMGGSIVRQVYRPGKFLNAALDKASEENERHAVHLRTDDGKDVVFVQIAGLVARRIVCYLTDGQQVRTGERFGLIRFGSRTDIYLPEGVEPLVGLGQNMVGGETIIADLNAENSGPMPVEVR; encoded by the coding sequence ATGGAACTTAGTGAGCCGAAAGAAAAAAATATGGATACGTTGAAGTCTGTTTTGGTACCGATTAATCCGGAAGGGCATCGGTTTATTGCTATTTTTGCAGCAGTGACCCTGGCCCTTTTTCTCTTTACCTGGTCCTTTTTGGGCTGGATTGGGGTCGTGCTAACGCTCTGGTGTGTTTACTTTTTTCGTGATCCGGACCGGAATGTGCCGACCCGGGAGGGATTGATTGTCAGCCCGGCTGACGGTGTTGTCCAGTTGATTGAACGGGCCGTCCCACCGGAAGAGCTGGGCATGGGCTCCGATGCCCTGTTGCGGGTCAGTGTATTCTTGAATGTGTTCAACGTGCATGTAAATCGTATCCCCATGGGCGGATCTATTGTCCGTCAGGTATATCGCCCGGGTAAGTTTCTCAATGCCGCCCTGGACAAGGCGTCGGAAGAAAATGAGCGCCATGCGGTTCATCTGCGGACAGATGATGGCAAGGATGTTGTATTTGTTCAGATCGCTGGATTGGTCGCCCGGCGCATCGTTTGCTACCTGACGGACGGACAACAGGTCCGAACGGGCGAGCGGTTTGGATTGATCCGCTTTGGAAGCCGGACGGATATCTATCTGCCTGAAGGGGTCGAGCCCCTGGTTGGTCTGGGCCAAAATATGGTTGGAGGTGAAACCATAATTGCCGACCTCAACGCCGAAAATTCCGGTCCAATGCCGGTGGAGGTCCGATAA